In the Pecten maximus chromosome 5, xPecMax1.1, whole genome shotgun sequence genome, tgtttgttacgttatataatcattataagatgtccctgtttgttacgttgtataatcattataagatgtccctgtttgttacgttatataatcattataagatgtccctgtttgttacgttgtataatcattataagatgtccctgtttgttacgttatataatcattataagatgtccctgtttgttacgttatataatcattataagatgtccctgtttgttacgttatataatcattataagatgtccctgtttgttacgttatttaatcattataagatgtccctgtttgttacgttatttaatcattataagatgtccctgtttgttacgttatttaatcattataagatgtccctgtttgttacgttatataatcattataagatgtccctgtttgttacgttatataatcattataagatgtccctgtttgttacgttatataatcattataagatgtccctgtttgttacgttatataatcattataagatgtccctgtttgttacgttatataatcattataagatgtccctgtttgttacgttatttaatcattataagatgtccctgtttgttacgttatataatcattataagatgtccctgtttgttacgttatataatcattataagatgtccctgtttgttacgttatataatcattataagatgtccctgtttgttacgttatataatcattataagatgtccctgtttgttacgttatataatcattataagatgtccctgtttgttacgttatataatcattataagatgtccctgtttgttacgttataatcattataagatgtccctgtttgttacgttatataatcattataagatgtccctgtttgttacgttatataatcattataagatgtccctgtttgttacgttatataatcattataagatgtccctgtttgttacgttatataatcattataagatgtccctgtttgttacgttatataatcattataagatgtccctgtttgttacgttatataatcattataagatgtccctgtttgttacgttataatcattataagatgtccctgtttgttacgttatataatcattataagatgtccctgtttgttacgttatataatcattataagatgtccctgtttgttacgttatataatcattataagatgtccctgtttgttacgttatataatcattataagatgtccctgtttgttacgttatataatcattataagatgtccctgtttgttacgttatataatcattataagatgtccctgtttgttacgttatataatcattataagatgtccctgtttgttacgttgtataatcattataagatgtccctgtttgttacgttatataatcattataagatgtccctgtttgttacgttatataatcattataagatgtccctgtttgttacgttatataatcattataagatgtccctgtttgttacgttatataatcattataagatgtccctgtttgttacgttatataatcattataagatgtccctgtttgttacgttatataatcattataagatgtccctgtttgttacgttatataatcattataagatgtccctgtttgttacgttatataatcattataagatgtccctgtttgttacgttatataatcattataagatgtccctgtttgttacgttatataatcattataagatgtccctgtttgttacgttatataatcattataagatgtccctgtttgttacgttatataatcattataagatgtccctgtttgttacgttatataatcattataagatgtccctgtttgttacgttatataatcattataagatgtccctgtttgttacgttatataatcattataagatgtccctgtttgttacgttatttaatcattataagatgtccctgtttgttacgttatataatcattataagatgtccctgtttgttacgttatataatcattataagatgtccctgtttgttacgttatataatcattataagatgtccctgtttgttacgttatataatcattataagatgtccctgtttgttacgttatataatcattataagatgtccctgtttgttacgttatataatcattataagatgtccctgtttgttacgttatataatcattataagatgtccctgtttgttacgttatataatcattataagatgtccctgtttgttacgttatataatcattataagatgtccctgtttgttacgttatataatcattataagatgtccctgtttgttacgttatataatcattataagatgtccctgtttgttacgttatataatcattataagatgtccctgtttgttacgttatataatcattataagatgtccctgtttgttacgttatataatcattataagatgtccctgtttgttacgttatataatcattataagatgtccctgtttgttacgttatataatcattataagatgtccctgtttgttacgttatataatcattataagatgtccctgtttgttacgttatataatcattataagatgtccctgtttgttacgttatataatcattataagatgtccctgtttgttacgttatataatcattataagatgtccctgtttgttacgttatataatcattataagatgtccctgtttgttacgttatataatcattataagatgtccctgtttgttacgttatataatcattataagatgtccctgtttgttacgttatataatcattataagatgtccctgtttgttacgttatataatcattataagatgtccctgtttgttacgttatataatcattataagatgtccctgtttgttacgttatataatcattataagatgtccctgtttgttacgttatataatcattataagatgtccctgtttgttacgttatataatcattataagatgtccctgtttgttacgttatataatcattataagatgtccctgtttgttacgttatataatcattataagatgtccctgtttgttacgttatataatcattataagatgtccctgtttgttacgttatataatcattataagatgtccctgtttgttacgttatataatcattataagatgtccctgtttgttacgttatataatcattataagatgtccctgtttgttacgttatataatcattataagatgtccctgtttgttacgttatataatcattataagatgtccctgtttgttacgttatataatcattataagatgtccctgtttgttacgttatataatcattataagatgtccctgtttgttacgttatataatcattataagatgtccctgtttgttacgttatataatcattataagatgtccctgtttgttacgttatataatcattataagatgtccctgtttgttacgttgtataatcattataagatgtccctgtttgttacgttgtataatcattataagatgtccctgttacgttgtataatcattataagatgtccctgtttgttacgttatataatcattataagatgtccctgtttgttacgttatataatcattataagatgtccctgtttgttacgttatataatcattataagatgtccctgttacgttgtataatcattataagatgtccctgtttgttacgttatataatcattataagatgtccctgtttgttacgttatataatcattataagatgtccctgtttgttacgttgTATAATCATTAGaagatgtccctgtttgttacgttataaGTGAGTTATGGGGTCCCTGATTTAAAGTTATTTAGGGCATTACATATCGTCTAGcaacaatttaattaaaattagacttgcaATTTCCGCTCCTATACGATATTCTAcgatacacttcaatacaatatataacaattgCCCTGTGGAGAGGAAATtgcaagtctaattttaattagaatgGGCATGGGAAATAATTAGTTTTCTTTTATATTAAAATTCTTTGATAATAAAATTTGTACAAACAAAACCATGTTTGTGCTATATGTAATTTATGTGTTCTGTTTTCTTATCAAAATTCATTATGTTGTAGTCGGGATAGAGCGATTAGCTAATATAAGCTGTTCTATATTATGTCCCATCTAAAATCATTAGTCACTTGACAGATTTACACTTAACCTGCAATGGAAAAGTATTTTGTTAATCATTGCATCTGTTGGCTgtatacaaatgaaaatgaCCAACaccaagaaaaattaaaaattagaACCAGTGTCTAAAATTATTCTGTAGATTCGATTGGTTCGTTCTACACCTCCTACTTCTGTGATAATGGCGAGATCCTGGTTTATCTACTGACGCCATTGAAACACTTCATCTTCTTTTCTGTCAGCGCCTTCTTTTAGCATCCTTTTTGTCCCCATAGACACTCGGCTTGATATCACAGTCGCGAGGACATTCGACCTAAACCCATCGATACAAAGTACACGACTACACGTAAGAGTCACATAACAGATTAGTTAACCATAGAATTACACTGATTGGTCTTGGCCATTGACAGGTGTAATCGTTCACATGATGAAGGTGAATTGGGCCGGAAATAGATAATCTACGTGTCACCAggtcaaataaaatatatgaataataCCCGGTAAGATAGTAAAAAGACGTTGAAACAAAACCATGAATATTTAAGGTAACTCAAAATCAAAGTTGTAATTCATCACCAAAGACATGATTATGGCTATATAGGaatttttgataactttttaCTGTTTTGGGAAAATTGGAGGGAAAATTGAGGAattgtgattatatatatatacataccagcTATATTTTACAACTTCCTGAAATCAATGCcataaacaaacacaataaGAATTATCGTCCCGCGAACACAGCAAGTAAATTCCTTATATAAGATATCGAGCAACGTAACCTTCATAAAGAATCTTATCTGTCCTCTTACGTTATAGATTTTGATCGACGACAAGACTATGGACGTTCATCAGCTCAAACGTCTCGTCGGCCTTACTATAGACGAGGCCGCAGATGATCTAAACGAACTGAGTCAACAAATATGGACTCATCCTGAAACTGCAGACAAAGAGTTTTTCGCGCATGACGTGTTGACAAGATTTTTAGAGGATCATGGTTTCAAAAGCGTCGACAAAAAATATCTGCTTGAAACAGCATTTAGAGCCACGTACGGTGACCCAGGTTCTGAGGGAATACATGTGGGTTTCCTGTGTGAATATGACGCACTTCCGGGGATAGGACATGCTTGTGGTCATAACCTGATTGCCGAAGTTGGAATAGCAGCAGGCTTGGCATTGAAAGCAGTTATCTCACAATGCCCAAGTATTGGCAAAGTAAGTAAGATCATTAAGATTTTGTAAGCCATGGATCACTTCATACAGATGCGTTCTGCCTAACtcagtgttatattttgttagttATAACCATCCACTATGGAGCTGGCACAGGGGCGTGATTACAGGTTGGGGATTTCTTTTTACTGATTGTTCGAGAGTGATGGATAAGAATAAAAGATCACAAGCATTATTCATTAGTAAGCAGTAATAGTAAAATTAAGAAGCTCGCGTAGTTATGTTGGAAATTTATTGATGAGAGTTAAATGCGGTAAACTGTTAACCTGTCGATAAGGAAGTACTGTGGAGTTTTCCTCATACGCATGTTTCTATGATAAATCAGCGCTGCCGTGCGTAGAATAGCATTTAAATGTCCAACAATCCTTTATGGACATTCGGATATCACTGATATTATCAATCACGTTTTGTTTGCAATTGATTTCCCCAACTGTACCTCTACGGATGGTGACATCACAAACAGCAGGTAACCGATCAAAGTAGGCAGGCTAGTTATATCCAGGCGCAAACCCCACAATTTGGCTggtacagaaatataaaatacCGTTACCATCATCTTCCCTGGATAGCAGCAATAGAAAATACCGTTACAAACATCATCCTGGGGTGTCAGCAATAGAAAATACCGTTACCATCATCTTCCCTGTATAGTAGCAATAGAAAATACCGTCACCATCATCAACCCGGGATAGTAGCAATAGAAAATACCGTTACCATAATCAACCCGGGATAGTAGCAATAGAAAATTCAGATACTATCATCATCCTGGGATAGTAGCAATAGAAAATACCGTCACAAGCATCATACCAGGGATTGTGGCAATAGAAAATACCGTGACCATCATCAACCCGGGATAGCAGCaatacaaaacaagaggcccaaagggccttaacggtcacctgagatttgaaatatttcggccaactaaattgaccctttttggccccactcatcagtcctaatggggtcagtctatgaagagaATTTGATTCTAActtatagtagataagaagatttttgaaatttcagtcaatttgaccctttttggccccgcccaccagcccctgggggtcaactagggccaacatgtacataacatcaaactgtaatcccatgatgataatttgaaccaagttggaatgaattccaatacaaatccaacaaataatagtcaaaaatgtgatttccctatataaactatagtaaagtttaccccttccccaggggcaaacgtgagaccccagggtcatgaaattcacaatcttggtaaagcaccttaagacccttccatctatgaagagtatttgattctaccatatctgagagtagggaagaagatttttgaaattttagtcaatttgaccctttttggccccggccaccagcccctgggggtcaactagggcttacatgtacataccatcaaagtgtcatcccatgctgataatttgatacaagttagaattaattccaatagaaatccaacaaataatagtcaaaaatgtgatttccctttataaactatagtaaagtttaccccctacccaggggcaaacgtgagacctcagggtcatgaaattcacaattttggtaaagcaccataagaccccttcatctatgtagagtatttgattctaacatatctgagagtatagagaaagatttttgaaatttcagtcaatttgaccctttttggccccgcccaccagcccctgggggtcaaccagggccaatatgtacataacatcaaactgtaatcccatgctgataatttgaaccaagttagaatgaattccaatacaaatccaacaaataatagtcaaaaatgtgatttccctatataaactatagtaaagtttaccccctccccaggggcaaacgtgagaccccagggtcatgaaattcacaattttggtaaagcaccttaagacccttccatctatgaagagtatttgattctaccatatctgagagtagagaagaagatttttgaaatttcagtcaatttgaccctttttggccccgcccaacagcccctgggggtcaaccagggccaacatgtacataccatcaaactgtcatcccatgctgataatttgatacaagttagaatgaattccaatagaaatccaacaaataatagtcaaaaatgtgatttcccaatataaactatagtaaagtttaccccctccccaggggcaaacgtgagaccccagggtcatgaaattcacaattttgataaagcaccttaagacccttccatctatgaagagtatttgattctaccatatctgagagtagagaagaagatttttgaagttttagtcaatttgaccctttttggccccacccctcaggcccctgggggctggggaccatataattcacaattttggttgaccttcagccatagaaactttctgccaaatttcattgaattttgttaagtggttttggagaagaagtcgaaaatgtaaaaagtttacggacgcacgacgcacgacgcacgacggacgaagacggacaaaaggcgattagaataggtcacttgagacttcgtctcaggtgacctaaaaatcgtTACCATCATCATCCTGTGATGATAGCAACAGAAAGTACCAAAGACATAGAGGTTGTATGAGATTAAAGATGCTACATTCCAGATAAggaaaataattatcaattgaaaacaataatagATGGTTCATATACCAAAATTACATTATACTATGGCACCCTAAACAAATTTGAACTTTTATTTTTACTTCAATTCCACTTAAAGAAATGATTTCATCATGAAAAAATTCAATCGTACTTCGCCTCTCTGATGTTATGTTGCTTGTTACCTTCGGTCTTAAAATCAATCATTATTGGgacgtttttttttgttttgtttttttcatttgttgatGTTGATTACATAACATTTCTATTGAGTATCTTTAAAGATGAACACGTAAAACTGGTCAAATAAGCAAAGTGTCGGCCACAACAACCACGGAGGAAACAACAACTGCACAAAAATTATGAAGAATAGGGAGACAAAGTTCTTTTAATGAGCCTACAAACAAATCGATCATAGTAAAAATTACTTTGTAAACACtatcaaaatacagaaaatagaGAAACATGAAATCTTATCAAACTTGCTTTTTGGTTTTGATATCTAGTTGACTGTACTTGGAACTCCAGCGGAGGAGCAGAATGGCGGCAAGGTGAGATTGCTGAAAGCCGGAGCATTTGAAGGCATTGACATCGCAATGATGGCCCATCCGTCAAAGTACGAGCTACTCAAACCCAACTACGTCGCCCGAAAAGAGTATGTTTTTTTGTCTGAATTAGGATTGATCGATACACGTTTGTATTGAGTTTTTTTTCAGAACGCGGAACTTGGAATGAATGAAGACGTATATTGATAGATACTGTTCTACCTTACAAATACACTTAACCAAAGTTCTAAGTGGTCACTGACTGTTTGAtttataaaattgataatgaacaatcagatttttttttatgaatcacaaatttaattattcatatttcattaaaggAGGTATCAAATTATTACTATTGATTCATCTGATAGAAGCCGGTATTGCAGCCTACAAGACACTCAAAAGTGACAGTCACACTCTCAATCAGTATCGCGTATGGCCTCCGTGTGCATTGATAACAGCTTGGCATCGTCGTCTCATTGATATAATAAAATTTTGTGTGGTGTTTTGTCCAATTCTACTCCATTCAGATGTTATGTTTTGCTCCAGCTGACCAAGGTTCTGTTGATGGCCTCTTGTCCTCACTTTTATATTCAAGAGGTCCCCAACATGCTCAATGGGATTTAAATCTGGACTGCGAGCTGGCCATTGCAGACAACGTATGCTGTTGTTGGTCAACATTCGCTGCGTGGCCCTTGCAGCATGACAAGGCGCATTGTCCTGGGCAAGAATCATTCCAAAGTTCCCTCTGATATGGGGTACCGCAACTGGCTGTAAAGCATCTGTTTGATACGAAGCTGCCGTTAAATTTCCTCGTATCCGAGCAACCTGCGTCTTCGTATGCATGGAGATGCCTGCCCAAATCATCATTGATCTGCCTCCAAAGTTGTCACTCTAAATGACGCAGTTGTCATCATTCCGCTCACCTTTCCTTCTGTACACTCTATTGCGGCCATCAGCAGTTTGGAGGTTGACTTTAACCTCGTCAACAAAAAGAACATTGGCCCAGTCAGCTCTTGTGAATCGCAGATGATGCCTTGCCCACGCTAAGCGAATAACACGATGTCTTTGAGTCAAAACATGACCTACCCTAGAACGTCGACATGACAAAGCCTCCTTAACCGAATTCTAATAGTTTGAGCAGTAACAGGTCTTCGATGTGTTCCACGGGTTGTTCTTGCTGTCTCTGCAGCTGTGGTAAATCTTGGTCCGAGATGAGACCGTCTTATGTTTCTGTCTTGACGAGCAGACGTAGCTCTTCGTCTTGGTCTGAGATCAATAACTGAGCCAGTTTGTTGGAACAACTCCAGAGCCTCTGGATGGCAAAGAGTGATCTGTTTAACATTCGAGCAACCTGTAACAACAACCAAACAATTATTACAGCATGTTATCGCATGAACTTGtgtaaataatattaattaaattataattctCATCATAGCATATACTTGCCTGCCTCGCAGAACTGCCAGCTATTAACATTCCAACTGCTCTGCCTCTTTCCTCCGTGGTCAATTTCCCCATCTTAAATGCTTTTTTGAAATGCCGATACACAGAGAGGTGACAAGTGTAATAAAACGATATATGGGTACAGGGGCATGTGCAGTACATAGCGATAATAGGAAAGGCATGAAAGTCATGGTTGGCTGAAGATGACACGATAGAATCCGTATAACCACCCGGAAACATGCTACGTGTTGGCAATGTTTGATACGCAATATATCTAGAAAAGACAAGGTCGTAGAAAATATAAGATACCAAATGTAAAGATGACCACTTAGAACTTTGGTTAAGTGTACAGCTTTGTTAAAGAATTAATTGTTCATACAGGTTACATAGATACATTGCAGTGTAATTAGAAATACGTTTACTTATCAAAATACAGTATGGAAAACATGTTAGAAACGCTATTATATTTTCCCTTACATTCCATGCATcataatttgtaatttgtttttctgattTTCATCAAGCTTATAGTTGATTATGATGCCATCAATGAATCGCTTTTATGGtctatttgttttaaaatcgattttatttgcataaaaagaATGTTCCCATTACTGTAAGTGTCAATATTTTAGAGTTTTATTAGATAAAAATCCTCGTTTGATTATGGTCATCCTTTAAACATGGTTTGCCTCGACACAATTGGAAAGTAATTATGATGCTTCCTGTGATCTCCTTAAAAACTTATTCTTTAGTGCTTTCAACCATGTTTATAACTGTTATCCTATCAGTTTTTGTAATTGGATTTTggatgttgttttttattttttattttttttttttttttgctgctTCATTTTCGTTCACAATAGTGTCGCCTTTTCTGTAGGAATGTGTGTgtctttcttttcctttttccGTCCTCCAAAGTCATCCTTTGTGTTGATGATTTATATGATTAGATACTGCATAGTTCTGATCCTGTTATTAACCGACACATTTTCCCCGGCAGATTCTTTCTAACGGACGTTATTCCTTAATGCCTTCAGAATCAATTTCAAGTACACCGGGAGGGAATCCCACGCGGCAGAATGGCCCTGGGAGGGGATCAATGCTCTAGACGCTGCAGTGCTTTGTTACCAGAGTATATCCTGTCTCAGGCAACAGATGGTGCCAGGCTGGATGGTTCATGGTATATGCTTACTGCCGTATTTTAATCTCTCAATGATCTGTCGTCGCTATGTAGGATAGGCAGCATGTTTTCTGATTTTAATTTATGACAGACTATCGGGTCATATATTGTcacagatatgatatatacattttattagtTTGACATGTCTAgctatataaaacataattataggATATTCATCCTTTTGCTAAACGTGCCAGATATTGGCGAAGATTCttatcaaaattgataaaatgagCTCGAATAATTTCCCATTTAGTTATCACGAAAACAGCCGTTTCATGTCGATCCTTCATTTTTGGATACTTACATTTCCATACGATTTCCTTAGTGTAAtgcaattaattaataatttatacatatattataaattttgCTGTGCAATGGTACTCTTTAACACGGATAGTGTTAAGTCGGTTCCCTAGACATTGTATACAAAGTTTGATACGTGTAGTAATGAGTCGTTCATATGCTTTGAATGTTGTGCAATTCCAAATGTATTAAACCTATACCCTATAATAGTCTACGCTTTTCCTTCAAAATCGGGATGAATGGTTGTCGGTAGTGGTCGAGTGAGTGGATGGTTGGAATGATAGGCTTGGTCGTTGAAGGTCGATATCAAATTGAATCACTAGTCTACATATTGCCGTGGCTCACCTGCAAAGCAAATTTAAGGagattattttttcaacatGCAAATAGCATTTAATAGTCTGCGcagaccctggctgttaatagggcgttaacCAAAATTAACAAAACCAGTCTGCGCAGAAAGCACTTCTCGCCGGAAATTAAGGACTTTACCAGATTTGATTTCCAAGAAAGTTATTGCAATTGTTTTGAAAGCCCTAATGTTTCATAGAAATACTGTCGATATCTCTTAAGATCATTTGTGTTGTTCGAGGCTATATGAACACTTAATCATAGGTCAGGAATAGAGAAAAGAACATATATTTGCCGTCAACCATCGCAAGTG is a window encoding:
- the LOC117327876 gene encoding peptidase M20 domain-containing protein 2-like, encoding MDVHQLKRLVGLTIDEAADDLNELSQQIWTHPETADKEFFAHDVLTRFLEDHGFKSVDKKYLLETAFRATYGDPGSEGIHVGFLCEYDALPGIGHACGHNLIAEVGIAAGLALKAVISQCPSIGKLTVLGTPAEEQNGGKVRLLKAGAFEGIDIAMMAHPSKYELLKPNYVARKEINFKYTGRESHAAEWPWEGINALDAAVLCYQSISCLRQQMVPGWMVHGVISNGGHRPNIIPGNAQIDYFIRCPTTTELRVFEEKVLRCAEGAASATGCKLEIVQGEEYRALMTNETMIDLYEKNGSSLGIEFERREKITKKLGGSSDMSDVSHVVPSIHPEFRIGTDFNSHTQEFTPASGSAEAQKNTLAVAKALAMTAIDILVDKNLMAKIQKDFEDGQEREKNTSAM